In the Methanothermobacter sp. genome, one interval contains:
- a CDS encoding 4Fe-4S binding protein has protein sequence MFISTGKCEGLGECIRACPTEAIRMIDGRAFSCITCGACMEACPNKAIRRNRYGGYVVDRAKCNACGVCEMTCPVNSIRIEDGVVKGICARCGLCVDKCPLGARVDAFDLIEDRQLRFLESLNLAVKPPVRRTPQSHEATRINVITDPDKCTLCRRCQYYCPTGAIIVDTDEGVCTECRVCEDVCPVGAIEDLKIDPEKCTLCLKCLRECPSRAIYVDDFEVKIRRPETEREGTIVSCLNCGLCAGACERGALKMVDGKLRYDPSLCRDCDETPCIDACPVGTLRMVEGELRGYCVSCGRCVKACDVSRARDFRTVRWDGSVSEDCISCGVCSEICPVDAITLKRGSIEVDTDKCILCEKCGIHCPADAIPKTTMKKRRITGGFTLIDPRLCIGCGLCLDICPEDAISRDESGLMIVDEDKCIHCGACSNICPARAVLFEREFGLSD, from the coding sequence ATGTTCATATCAACAGGAAAATGTGAGGGACTTGGAGAATGCATCAGGGCATGCCCGACTGAAGCAATAAGGATGATTGATGGGAGGGCCTTCAGCTGCATAACCTGCGGTGCATGCATGGAGGCCTGTCCAAACAAGGCAATACGCAGGAACAGGTATGGGGGATACGTGGTTGACAGGGCAAAGTGCAACGCCTGTGGTGTCTGTGAGATGACATGCCCTGTAAACAGCATAAGGATAGAGGATGGTGTCGTTAAGGGCATATGTGCAAGGTGCGGGCTCTGCGTCGATAAATGCCCGCTGGGTGCCAGGGTGGATGCATTTGACCTCATAGAGGACAGACAGCTCCGTTTCCTGGAATCACTAAACCTGGCGGTGAAACCACCGGTGAGGAGAACACCACAGAGCCATGAGGCCACCAGGATAAATGTGATCACTGATCCTGATAAATGCACCCTCTGCAGGAGATGCCAGTACTACTGTCCAACAGGCGCGATAATCGTTGATACAGATGAGGGAGTATGCACAGAGTGCCGTGTCTGCGAGGATGTCTGTCCCGTGGGGGCGATAGAGGACCTTAAGATAGACCCTGAGAAGTGCACACTCTGCCTCAAATGCCTCAGGGAATGCCCGAGCAGAGCAATATACGTGGATGACTTTGAGGTGAAGATAAGGAGGCCAGAAACAGAGCGTGAGGGCACCATAGTATCCTGCCTCAACTGCGGGTTATGTGCAGGGGCCTGTGAGAGGGGAGCCCTCAAAATGGTTGACGGCAAACTGAGATACGACCCATCACTCTGCAGGGACTGTGATGAAACCCCCTGCATAGACGCATGTCCCGTTGGAACCCTTAGGATGGTTGAAGGGGAACTGAGGGGCTACTGCGTATCCTGTGGCCGCTGCGTTAAGGCGTGTGATGTGAGCAGGGCCCGAGACTTCAGGACGGTGAGATGGGATGGATCGGTTTCAGAGGACTGCATATCCTGTGGTGTGTGCTCAGAGATATGCCCTGTTGATGCCATAACCCTTAAGAGGGGCTCCATAGAGGTGGACACCGATAAATGCATACTCTGTGAGAAATGCGGAATCCACTGCCCTGCAGATGCCATACCAAAAACTACCATGAAGAAGAGAAGGATAACAGGCGGCTTCACACTCATAGACCCGCGCCTGTGCATTGGATGCGGCCTCTGCCTGGATATATGTCCTGAGGATGCAATATCAAGAGATGAAAGCGGACTAATGATCGTGGATGAGGATAAATGCATACACTGCGGTGCATGTTCAAACATATGCCCTGCAAGGGCGGTTCTCTTTGAGAGGGAGTTCGGTTTATCAGATTAA
- a CDS encoding 4Fe-4S dicluster domain-containing protein: protein MKNILRIMLEGSYTNLKRILFAADRVTDMELRKRILEGTVEPEPKVAEVSCIGCAGCSNACPTGAIEMKDLDEPVEIIEGLIKRQIPVLSSEKCVHCYYCHDFCPLYALFGEPGTIHPNDVGEVEFDAGAVLQKPVKISEDKLKFISQFLADKSVIKRTDTLAEAARKM, encoded by the coding sequence GTGAAGAACATATTAAGGATAATGCTGGAGGGTTCCTACACAAACCTCAAGAGAATACTCTTTGCAGCAGACCGGGTAACTGACATGGAACTGAGAAAAAGGATCCTCGAGGGCACAGTGGAACCGGAACCAAAGGTTGCTGAGGTATCATGCATAGGATGCGCTGGATGCTCAAATGCATGCCCAACAGGGGCCATCGAGATGAAGGACCTGGATGAACCTGTTGAAATCATAGAGGGCCTCATAAAGAGACAGATACCGGTTCTCAGCAGTGAGAAGTGCGTTCACTGCTATTACTGCCATGACTTCTGCCCCCTCTACGCCCTCTTCGGGGAACCAGGGACCATCCACCCCAATGATGTGGGGGAGGTGGAATTTGACGCCGGAGCCGTACTTCAGAAGCCCGTTAAGATAAGTGAGGATAAACTGAAGTTCATATCACAGTTCCTGGCGGATAAAAGCGTTATAAAGAGGACCGATACCCTTGCAGAGGCTGCAAGGAAGATGTAG
- a CDS encoding energy-converting hydrogenase B subunit J: MFAGPIIFGFLLGFILGSRIRDDEFPASTYIVLLLVLILVAWNIGPFPYYTDIPIATGFAAAAAGMVVGKLLLGR, encoded by the coding sequence ATGTTTGCAGGTCCAATAATCTTCGGGTTTCTACTTGGATTCATACTTGGAAGCAGAATAAGGGATGATGAGTTTCCCGCATCCACCTACATCGTGCTGCTACTGGTCCTCATCCTGGTGGCATGGAACATCGGTCCATTCCCGTACTACACCGATATCCCCATCGCCACAGGGTTTGCGGCTGCAGCAGCAGGTATGGTGGTGGGCAAACTCTTACTTGGGCGCTGA
- a CDS encoding MnhB domain-containing protein, producing MSTILKIFAFPAAIFIMCLGILTVLGGHITPGGGFQGGAMVAAGFIFCAVVYGIEKSPFQFSHEFMSAMESIGALGYVALGLFGLLFSGFFLYNLGVDLYGISQSVSGFFNYPDPTHAGIIPYLNIVVGLKVLVGLSAIVITFMEFRGEEVTE from the coding sequence ATGAGTACAATACTTAAGATATTCGCATTCCCTGCAGCAATATTCATAATGTGCCTGGGGATCCTGACGGTGCTCGGGGGCCACATCACACCTGGAGGAGGCTTTCAGGGGGGCGCGATGGTTGCAGCAGGGTTCATATTCTGTGCAGTCGTATACGGAATCGAAAAGAGCCCCTTCCAGTTTTCACATGAATTCATGTCTGCAATGGAAAGCATAGGGGCACTTGGATACGTCGCACTGGGACTCTTCGGCCTGTTATTCTCGGGTTTCTTCCTTTACAACCTGGGAGTTGACCTTTATGGCATATCACAGAGTGTCAGCGGCTTCTTCAACTACCCTGACCCGACGCATGCAGGTATAATACCCTACCTAAACATAGTTGTGGGTCTCAAGGTCCTTGTGGGGCTCAGTGCAATCGTAATAACCTTCATGGAGTTCAGGGGTGAAGAGGTCACAGAATAG
- a CDS encoding energy-converting hydrogenase B, subunit H: protein MSESIRGLMATVALGLFGVTLFDAIIDLSKVINPGISIIYNYLGTKIAPNMVTVVVFDWRAYDTLGEALILVTAVLVTLLVFGRGKVQIGRDDGGKER, encoded by the coding sequence GTGTCTGAATCCATCAGGGGGCTCATGGCAACGGTGGCCCTTGGCCTCTTCGGGGTAACACTCTTCGATGCCATCATTGACCTTAGCAAGGTGATAAACCCGGGGATAAGCATCATCTACAATTACCTCGGAACAAAGATAGCCCCAAACATGGTGACGGTTGTCGTGTTTGACTGGAGGGCCTACGATACACTTGGAGAGGCCCTTATACTTGTCACGGCTGTGCTTGTAACCCTTCTGGTATTTGGAAGGGGTAAGGTCCAGATAGGGAGAGATGATGGAGGGAAAGAGAGATGA
- a CDS encoding NADH-quinone oxidoreductase subunit B family protein yields the protein MGLKSFSRARAVHAMLVYTGGCNGCDIEIVNAVLSPKYDAEQYKIFLTWNPREADVLIVTGPVTKQNEGPLKEIYNAIPEPKAVIAAGACALMGGVYKNIHGDIPSEEICGPVDKVIPVDAKVPGCAVRPEDVLAGAVAALPKLLEAD from the coding sequence ATGGGTCTCAAATCATTTTCAAGGGCAAGAGCTGTACATGCAATGCTCGTATACACAGGGGGATGCAACGGCTGCGACATAGAGATAGTGAACGCAGTTCTCTCACCGAAATATGACGCCGAACAGTACAAGATCTTCCTGACATGGAACCCCAGGGAGGCCGATGTACTCATAGTAACCGGCCCGGTCACAAAACAGAATGAAGGGCCACTTAAGGAGATATACAATGCAATACCAGAACCCAAGGCTGTTATAGCTGCAGGGGCATGCGCTCTGATGGGCGGGGTCTACAAGAATATACATGGGGACATCCCCTCAGAGGAAATCTGCGGCCCAGTGGATAAGGTCATACCTGTGGATGCAAAGGTCCCTGGATGCGCGGTAAGACCTGAAGATGTCCTTGCAGGGGCAGTCGCAGCACTGCCAAAACTTCTGGAGGCAGATTGA